Part of the Strigops habroptila isolate Jane chromosome 17, bStrHab1.2.pri, whole genome shotgun sequence genome is shown below.
ATGCTGGGTTTCCCCCTGCCTGTTATCATGGAcacaaagcaagcaggaaacAGTACAGGAAGAGCTGGGCACAAACCCTGTGGCACCAGTATGAGCGAGCAGCAGGTAGCTGTGGAAAGCAGGCAAGTCTCATCTGCTCTGAACAGGGTTTCAGTGCCACTGTAGCTGAATGGGAATGTGAAACGAGCCACATCCCACCAGGGCTGTGATAGATCgtgcctgcagcactgcccctGTGTGCCTGGCTCTGTGAGTGCTGCAGCTTGAGGCTTTGGGGGTTCTCTGCTGGGAACCAGTGGGACTTGCTTTCACCAGGAACAGCTTTTCTGCATGCCCTCCCCTGAGCCCTTCCTTCGGGGGAGCACTGCATGTTGCTTCCTGCACTAGGCTGATGGCATTCCTGGAGCTAAATCCTGAGGCAGGCTCATTACTGtaagtgggttttttcagttgaGCAAGAAAAAATGCAACTCCCAGGGCACTTTCATAAAGGTGCCACTTAGAAAATTAGTGGGGAATAAGGacacttgtttttaaagttcCTACtagaaatgggtttttttggaattctcgggggggggggaggagcaGTTGTTCTTCCCCTTGAATGACAAATACCAATTTGTATAATATCAGTGTTAAAAATGTTGAGATTTTCAcaaactattttaaagaaaggtaTAATAGTGTCATTAATATAAAACTATAATAGCAGTATTTAATCCTTTCGGATCTgtaaagaataaggaaaaacagaaggtAAATATTCTTACAGAGAGtagctgagctttaaggttcaCTCGGTTTAAAGTCCTCATTTTGTTTGCAAATGCCTTGTTAATGTTTAGAGGTTATACTAATGTTATTTATTAATTGTGTCCATTCTCGTCTGCTGCCCACTAAGAGCTTCTTTGTTTGGGGTTTCCTTCACCCGttgtcaggaaaaagaaaacaagacaaagttttatttttcaataaaatttcCTTTGTTGTAGCATACTGGCTGCGTTGTGTGCGTTCTGTCCTCGAGGCCGAGTCCTGGAGGAGGAATATCCTGCCCAAGCCTGCCTCCAGTCATCTCCTTCAGGATACCCACGTCTGGGGTGTTCACTGAGCCTCTCTTGCAGAGCACGACTCACTTTGTGGCTATATTTCAACTATTGCCACAGTTACCTGCTAAATTCAAATCCATGTCATGGATGCTAACAGAGGGCAGGAGAGATTCATACCAAGTTGATCCTAATAATTCTGTTGATAAGACTTAATATATTGTAATAAAATCGATTAATAGTCTGTAATCCATCAGGACTTGGGAATCTGAGAATGACATTAACAGATTTGTTACCTCCCCTGAAGAGAGCCTAAGAGCATCCATGGAATTTGGTAGAGTCTAATGCAGTGTCTGCTGCTCTAGTAGATCCCAAAGCTTCAGTCCCATCCTGCTGGAGTCTGTTGGGCTCCATTTGCCTCACGGTCAGTGCATCACTATAGACTCTAATTATTGCATAGCATCTCTCTAACTCCATATATTACACAATTAGACTATGTGTGAAGCATAAAGGAGATATAATGACTCCAAAATGATATATACGTAGGTAATATTACACACTTCTAACACTAGTGGATGCTCCACACTCTGTTAAGACACTTTTGGAGCTCAGCATATGGTGCTGGAGCCGCCGAGAGGCTGGGGAGGGCTGTGTGAGTGTGGTACAGAGGACACTGATGGACGCTGCCAGCCTTGACCCACACGTTGGAGCTGGGGGAGCCTGGTGAGGCtccaaaccaccccaaaccctgaGAGTCCAGTAAGGAAATAGAGTCGAATGAGGACAAACTGGCCCCCAGGACATTTTTGGGGGGCATCTGAGAGGACTTGGGGCCAAATAAGGACACACAAACCCCCAAGCCAAGTCACACTGGGGTCAAATGAAGCCATGGGGGTTACCTCGGGTCAAATGAAACCCCTAAATTGCACTGTGGGGGGGGTTAAATGAGGACACAAAGGGGTCATCCAGGTCAAACTAGCTTCTCAAAAGGTCAACTTGGGGTCGTGGGAGGTTAATTTGGGGTCAAATGAGGTCACAGGGGTCAAATGAGGTCACAGGGGTTACTTCAGGTCGAATGGCACCACACAACTTCTCCTGGGGTTACTTTGGGTCACAGAAAAGGTTACCTTAGGTCAAATTCACCTCTCAAAAGGTCAACTTGGGGTCATCTGAGGTTGATTTGGGGTCAAATGAGGTCACAGGGGTCAAGTGAGGTCACACGGGTTACTTCAGGTCGAATGGCACCACACAACTTCTCCTGGGGTTACTTTGGGTCACAGAAAAGGTTACCTTAGGTCAAATTCACCTCTCGAAAGGTCAACTTGGGGTCATGGGAGGTTAATTTGGGGTCAAATGAGGTCACAGGGGTTACTTCAGGTCGAATGGCACCACACAACTTCTCCTGGGGTTACTTTGGGTCACAGAAAAGGTTACTTTAGGTCAAATTCACCTCTCGAAAGGTCAACTTGGGGTCATGGGAGGTTAATTTGGGGTCAAATGAGGTCACAGGGGTCAAGTGAGGTCACAGGGGTTACTTCAGGTTGAATGGCACCACACAACTTCTCCTGGGGTTACTTTGGGTCACAGAAAAGGTTACCTTAGGTCAAATTCACCTCTTGAAAGGTCAACTTGGGGTCATCTGAGGTCAAACGAGGTCACAGAGGGGTTACTACAGGTCAAATGGGTCAAACGAGGACACAGAGGGGTCACCTTAGGCCAAATTCACCTCTCTAGAGGTTAACTCGGGTCATACAGGGCCAAGTGGGCTCAGACGAGGACATGGGGGTgaaaggaggagagcagggtTTGAACACTAAGTCCTCTCTCTGTGCATTGTATTAGGCCAGAACATTCCAGCTATCAGCTGAGAGCTACTGTAGATACTGCCCATTAGTAACACTAATTCCAGTTTTGAATTCATTCTGTTAAAGCCCATGCTCTAGTTGTAGTTATTAACATCTACAGCAGCGAGTAGCGAAGGTTCTTTTATAGATACTAATCACAGAGCTACGTATTAGTACCTGCAGTAGGGAGTAACTATTTCAACCTATAAAGTATCTACTAGAATATACCAACAGTTATCTATTACTAGGAGTTGGTCCTAAATCATATCTGGCTTATCCCAAAATTACTCATCAGAATTTATACGAATGTATTTGTGGCTTTATTAGTGCCTACAATAGCTGGTAATAAGATTTTCTGGTATGATGTACCAGTATCTACTAATACTGTTATTCATATTAGAGTTATTAGCATCTCTAATAGCTACAAATACAATAGTCTACTAGAATCTATAACAGAATCAACTTGCACATAGCTATAGTAGTTATTAATGCAATTACCTATCAGAATTACTTTAATTCCTGAATGGAATTGTAATAGCTACCCTTACAATTTTGTCTCATAAACTATGAGAATCCTTTAACAGAATTACCTGTTCTTACCTGTATTAGTATTATTGCAACTATCTGTTAAAAGCTATTACTTTTGCCATCTAACAAACTAACTACCTAGTTGTATTTAGCCTCTATAATAGCTAGTAATAcaattacaaattaaaatgtattagaaTACATAAAAAAGAATTATCTATTAGGATCTAGAGTAGCTGGTATGTGAATAAACTATACTTTATTAGAGTTccttaagggaaaaaatgcattacTATCAACTAGTACCTATAGTAGGTATCAAACCAATTCTCTACTACAATCTTATCTGTTAGAATCTAGTGCTAGACTTAGGAATAGTTATCAATATCTCTATTATCCATAAATGCAACTAACAGATTCTATTAAGTTCTATTGACAGTATTATCTTTCAGTATCTCCCATCACTACTTATTAAGTATTACAATCTAGTACTACAATTATGTATTAGAATACCAAGATTATCTATTAGAATAGCTATAGAAGTATTAGTATTGGTAGTTAGTAGTGCCTCTATTAGATGTCAAAGCAATTACCTATTAGAATCTGTATCTGTTACCAGGTACAGGGGATCTACACGTCATGTGCTCTCTGTATCTCATGAGCCCTATTCTGCTGCTGGTGTCAGACTCGTCACCACCTGTAAATAGCATCACCCATTGCCAGTGACCACAACCCATTTTCCTGCCACGGTGCAAAGGCAGGTTAAGCCAAGAGTGTTCTGTCACTCGTGTGCACAGTGCCACCCACCCTTGGTAGCCCGCTCCTGGGGTAGGGAGCCTTCAAACCGAGCAGGGACGGGGCAGACATGCAGTCCTTACCCTTCCCGTGGCGCCGCTGCTAGCAGGAACAAACTCAGAACCTGGCTTTGAACTTGGTActttattttcacatatataaaaaaaacccttgcaAGTATCAAGACAAAACTTCTGGAAATGTACACACGGTccaacaaaaatatatataaaccaaAGCTTTTGCTTCGACAACACTTGTAGCTCACGAGTATAGCTCACCGCTTTGTTAGGGTGCTGGCTGCCGGGCTGCTGCACGGCTCCCCACTACCTGCCCAGGACGCGAGGGGTGCACGAGGGGACATCGCTCCTGTCGCCCAGGGTTAGCCCCAGCCCCTTGCCCAAGGGCTGGGGGCAGACAGCATAGCACTGAGAGTACACTGCTTAGAGgaagggggctgcagggggctGAGCTCTCTAGAAGAAGGCGGCAGGATGAGAGTCGTGTCTGCAGGCAGAGGGCCGGGAAgggccacagcagcagaaactaAAGGCAGGCTGCTTGCCCATCTCCCCTCTCCACCACTCAAGCTGCTGTAGCACCCGCCTGGCTGCTGGGGCCAGAGGTGCCcccaaagcacagaaataaaccaGTTTAACCTGGGGCTGGTAACTGTTCAGCACGAAAAACACAAACCCTGAGACGTCGCCAACTGGCTCTGGCCTAATATTCCTTAAGCTTtaaatttggggggggggggcactcTGGGACCCGCTGTTGCCAGCAGCTGTGCAGCCCCTCTGAAAGCAATCCAATTCCCGGGGAACGGGGAGAGGCCACACTACAAACCAGAGAACCTAAGCCCTTGGTCTGGCATGTGCCTGAGAGATGGGCACCCATGTCCACCCGGCACTCGTCTCCCACAGGATCACAGCTACCCGTCGTGGAGCTCCCTCCCCGCACAGCACCACCAGGACACCGAGCTAAACCGAGCCAAGAACAGgtcaaaggaaaagcaaagcactaACACCTCCCCAGCCGCTCACAAACACCGCTCTAACGCACCACTTCCAGCCCTCGCTCGTCTAACCTGCACACCGCTACATCTAAGGTGCCTGGGACATCCCACAAGTAAAAGCACAATTCCACCAGCTTTGCTGAGCAAAGTTTGGGGTAAAACACATCAAAACCTTCCCACGGGAGAGATTTCCTGGAAACGCCTCAAATCCTTCCATCAGGTAGCTTAAATGGggtatttctttctaatattgCTGTTGGCTTCTCTGTAGTAGTAAGCAagtgcagctttgctgctgctaagTCGACAACCTGCAAGCCCACAGTTGAGGTAACAAGACGGGTAAGGCAGGGAGGTGTCCCCTGCGCACCAGGGCTCAGCACCGTGACGCAGTCATTGTCTCTGGCCGTGCTCCCCAGGTACTGGAGCAGGGGTGGGACAAGGCAATCCAAGAGCAGGAAAGGtttgaaggaagaaagcacTTAGTAGATTCAATCCCTCTCTAGTTTCTCAGATCGATGTATTTCTCGCTCTTCAGTCCGCCAAACCAGAAAgaagaggggggaggaaaaaaaccgCAATTAGGGGTAAACACAAAACCAGGTCCTTTACTGCAGGCGTCTGTGTGACAGACAGCAACGTGATGGGGTTGAGGCCAGCCCCGGTGAGAGTCAAGCACGCAGCCCCAGGAGACTCATCTCATCCTGCACTGAGAGCTTTGGCTTGAAGATGCCAGAGCACAGCCCATTCCTGCAGCCTCTGACTCTTGGCCAGGGATGTTTAAGTAGTTCCTTCTCCCAGAGCTCCTTAGGGAGCCCTGCTCCAGGGagcacaggaggaggcagagccaAGCAGGCTGGGCCAGGggctggcacagagcagagctgcacgTGCGCGGGGAAGGGTTGATGGTACATCCTCAGAGCAGAAAGCCACGGGGTTATCAATcacctcccctccctcccacagCCCCTCTGGAGCGcggatgatggatgatggaggCCCATGCAGGGTGGGGAGTGCCGggacagagaggagagaagcaCGACCTCGATGCCCTCCCCATACACTCCTCACCTCTGCgcccagccctgggagcagccctggccctgGGGAAGGGCAGCGCACGACGCTCTGTCCTACCTGGTCAGCGGCAGATCTCTTCTCGCCGTTGGCGCCCTGCAGGAGCCCCGCCTCTTCGGATAGTTTATCTGACTTAACTTCTACTACAATCTTGTCTTTATGTGCCTCTGGCCTTGTGCTACGGGAGGGAGGTGACAACTCTGAGACAGGTTTGCGATACCAAAGAGGGCACGTGGCTCTCACGTGGCTGAGATGGGGCTCCATCTCAGGGGATGCTCTGGAGCAGGGCCGGGGCACAGGGGTGAAAGAGGCTCCGGCTCACAGAAAGCTTTGGGCTGCCCATCCCCTCCCTCAAGAGGGGTCCCTTGGCTGCTCTACCACTCTGCTGTCCTCCTCATTGCCTGCCTGCAAGGATGGGGCAAGCAGTGCGGTCCCCAGGCTGTGGGAAGCTGGAAGCGCTGCTGAGACCCCAGCACGGTGCCCCCCGAGGCTGCACTTATTGCCCCTCTCTGCGTTGGGCAGGGAGCGGCTGGTGCAATGAGATGGGAAGCATGAGTGATGGCAAGCACCTCTGTCCCCAAGGGCTCCCTGGTTGGGCAGGCGGCAGTGCTTACATGTCCTGTTTCCCAGCGCGGCCACACGGGATCTTGCCTTTCTTGTGCAGGAAGTAGATGACggcccccagcacagccaccacGAGGATGCAGACGATGATCGCCACAATGATCACCCCTTTGCTCTGTGGTATCTTTTGATCTAAACACAATGGGAGAGGAAGAAGTTAATGCCTGTCCCAGCCTGAAGCTCTCCACCTTCTGCATTACTGCACTCCCTTGGGGGCAAGGAGAGGACCTCTTCCCCTAAGAAAGCATCATGGGGAGCCCAGGTCCTGGTgcttctccagctccctgcaggatgCAGATGTCAGTACCAAAACGCAGGTTTTGTTATTCTATTATATTCTGTTCTATTattatattctgtatttatacAGAAACAGGGCAGTTTCTGTATAAACACACTTCGcattctgctgctggctgccatgCGTCTCTATGCCATGAGAGGATGGCTTACAGGGTTCCCTGTGAACCATCAAGCCATCCCTTTGCTTCCAGCAGGCctgggctgcaggaagcagcactCGATGGCCTCGCCAGGCTACAAGCTGAGGACAAGCAGGCGGCTTTCACACCACTGCAGAAAGAGATGGAGACAGAGCCTCCGCTTCCCTCTTGGCTtggcagggagagaggagcagCGAGATGCAGTGCAAGAGCCAGCAGCCAAGGTCCCCTCCTCAGCCCCGAGGGGAGCACGACTCCCATGGATGGCACGCTCCCACCAGAGCCTGCGCTGACGGACACATGCACCCAGCGCCGCCCAGAGACTCACCTTTTCTGATGGACTccactggcagagcagaaagggaaagagacaGAGCTCAGCCGCGCCACGGCAGCGCAGCACACGCGGTGCCTACGCGAGAGGGACTAACGCTGCTTTGGGTTCCCTTAGAGAGCAGCACCTGAGACTCACCCAGCAGCTGGATGTGCTTCTCGCTGACACCCAGCGCGTTGGACACCCTGCACATGGCTCCTGCCCGCAGCAGGTCGTGGTTCACACGCACTGTCAGGTTGCTGGCGATGTGCTGGTTTTCCACATACTCATGAGCCTGTGAGGGGGGAACAGCAAAGGATTCAGCGCCCAGGGCAATGCATAACCCCTGCGAGAGACCACGGTTTGAGAGACCCAGCTCTCACCGTCCCATTGACGTTCCAGTGCACAGAGGGCCTGGGGAAAGCGATGGCCTTGCACGTCAGGTTCACCACCTCGTCCTGCCGCACGTACAGCGGGGAGCTGATGGCGACGATCCGCGGCTTCCCTGTGGGGAGGGCACATGAGCACCAGCGGCTTTGGGGGAACAGGGCTGATGTGGGGCAGGACGGGGCTCGCTCTGGCAGTGCCATGCCCGCACACGTGCTGGTTCTTACCCTGAACAGCCACAGCCACCTGcttgctctgctccagccccggCACGCTTGGTGCCATCACCTTGCAGCTGAAGTTGCTGGAGGTTTCGAAGGTGAGGTTGCTCAGGAAGAGCTGGTTCCCCTCCGCGACCTTCCTGCCCTGTTGGGAAGGGATGTCCCTGATGATGAGCCCGAGCACCAGACCTTTACAGCTTCAGGAACAAGCTGCTGGCTCTGAATAGCCCAGGCTTGCCAAGCCCGAGCTCGGTAGCAGTACCTGAATGCCTGCTCACCTTCTCATCCCTCCACTGGTAGTCCAGGGACAAAGGGCTGTGGGCATTGCAGCTCAGCCTCACGCTATCCCCTTCCTGAAGGGGTGAGGGTGGCTCCATCTTCACACGGACCCCTTCAATGTCTAAGAGAGGGATGGAGACCAGGGGAGGGTGAGCAGGAGGGATGAGACACCCAGCAGGAGGTCCACCGGGTCCCGTCCCCCCGCCTTACAGTTCACCACaagctccacatccttctctAGCTGTCTCATATCGTCCAAGTCCAGGGTCTGGCATCTGTACAGGCCACTGCTGCTCTTATTCACATCGTGTAGGTTCAGCACCCCACTGTTGGTGTCTGCCAGCGATGATAGGTCGTGCCAGATGTCATCCAGCTGCAGGCAGCGGGAAGCAAGCAGAGCCCTTAGCACCATGAAGGCATCCTCCATCCCAATCACCGCATCCCACTCCCCAGGGCCCTCCGCAAGGGGACAAGAAGCCAGAACACAAAGAGGTGTCCAGATCCTCTCTGGCCTTACCCCTCtcttaaagaaactgaagacaGGCGCTGGGTTCCCGTCTGCCTCACAGACCAGCTGCACGTCATCCCCTTCCTTCACCAGCGCCGAGGACGGCACCACCTGCAGCTTCACGTGCTCCGCAGGGTCTGCGGGAGGAGGGAGCGGGCAGGCTCGCTGCGCACCCCGGCCACCGCAGCGCCCGCGGGCACGGCCGCAGCCCCCGACTCACAGAACACGGTGATGTTGACCCGCCGCGAGTCCGCGGTGCGCCGCTGGCCCCGCAGCCAGTAGTGCACGGAGCAGTGGAACAGGGAGTTGCGGTCCTCGCGGGTGACGTGGGCGAAGAGGGTGCTGCTCACCGTGTACAGCCCGCTCGACTCGCGCGTCAGCGTGAACGGCATCTTCACCACTACGGGGGACACAGATGCTGTGCGGAAAGAGGCCCAGGCCACAGGAGAAAGGAGGGTTCCCTTGGGAGCACAAGGCTCCTTTGGATGGCCTGGACAGCACCAGAGCCCCAGCCCTTCTCCTGGGCAGGCAGACGTGTTCCCTCATCCCCATCCAACTCACTGTTGTCCTCCGGCTGCAGCTGCTCCCCGTTCTTGTGCCATGTAATATTGGGGGGTGGGAAGCTGTTCCTGCTCACACAGCGGGCAATCTGCAGCGGCACAGACAGCCCTGAGCACACGGAGTGCCCccatggggagcagggagccTGGCACAGCTTGGAGCCTCCCCCTTCCCTGTGCAGGGCATCTCCTCACCTCTGGGATTTCACTGCTCTGCACGGAGGCACCTCCTGAGCTGGGCACGATCTCAGGGGCCTCAGGAACCTCTGGAAAGAGAACCCACCCCGTGTGTGTTAGAATGCGCAGAATGGGATCCCCCACCAGCACGGCCACGCTGCCCCATCACTCACTGTAGACATGGAGCCTGGTCTGGTTCTCGCCCATGATGTGGCTGCCTTCCCCAACCTGGCACACGAAGGTCCTGGCGTCCTGCACCGTCACCTTGCTGATGGACAGGGCTTGGTCCTCCCCCAGGGACAGCCGCCCCTTGTAATCCACGTTCTCCTCCAGGATCTCGCTGCCCGCGATGCGGCACAGCCTCACCCGGTTGTTGCGGTCCATCTGCAAGGCGAGCGACCAAGGCTTTGCTGATGGGAACCCGCGGCTAGCTGCCGCCCCAGCCCAGCGCTCCTCTTCCAGGCCAGCACTCACATAGAACCAGCTGATAGAGGTGTAGGAACCATTCCCAGGGGTGTAGAAGTTGCACTCGATCCTGGCTGTGCCCCCAATCTCCGCTTCAACCACCGCCGGCATGGAGACCTCCAGGCTGCTGGCTGCGGCTGTGGGACAGAGTCCATCAGGGAAGCCCATGGAAACCCTCGTGTCTGAGCCAGCGAGGAAGCCGAGCCtatccccatctccatcccacaAAGGGCATGGGGCAGAGCTGTGTCCTGTGCCAGCGTTCCCCAGGCACCATGTCCCAGCACAGCGGCAGTGCCAGCCAGGAGCACGGCACCACTCCTGCTGCCACGCTGCCTTCTGTGCCCACAGAGAGACCCGGGCTCAGGCCACCAACCCTGTTCCCAGGCAAGAAAGCACGAGGaggtgagcagggcaggggaaggggctgggagctggaggctgAAGCTGGCAGCACAAAGGCTGCACCTTCCCATGGCCTGGGATCACAGCCCTGACGTCAGCCTGCACGGCCCCCATAGCAACCCCAGAGCTGGGGCATCAATGAGGTGCTGTGTTCCTCTGCAGCGCGATGGGGCgcacagggcagcagctccGGAGGGGTGTTCCAGGAAGCTGCAACCAAAGGTGAGTCccttgctgctcctctgctccctgcccatACAGCAAACCCAGAGCCTGCCCGTCCATAGCACAGGGGTGGCACCCGAGACCCAAACCCTGGCAAGCAGAGCCTGCCCATCCCTGCATTCCCTGCTTGCCCGCACCAGTAATGGAGCTGCTGGCCACgctccagagcagcagggaaggtAATGGCTATCGATCCAGGACAGGGAACGGAGCAGCTTCCCaaggggctgggggcagaggaAAGGGCTGCGTCACaaggctgggagctgccacTGGCACTGCGGGTGCCAGAACAAGGGGGGGTCTGCACGCCCCTGGCTGgcacacagccctgcagagggtCTCTCCCCCAGCACAAAGAGCCAGCTGGCTCAGCACCCGCAGCCCAGCGCAGGTATGGGAACCTGGGACAAGAGTACTGAAGGAAGGCAGCTGTGTCAACAGCTTCCCTTGATAGTGCCGCTCGGTGACAGCCACAGGGCCCTGCGAGCCAGGCGACTTCAAAGGGGCGATGCCGTGCTCACAAAACACTCTTTGTCTGGAGAGGGTATGCGGTGGCTCAATGCCAATACGCAGCCAGGAGCCCTTCTGCCACAGCAAAGGCCCCGGCTCACAGGATTAACCACCTCAGGGCATCCCAACAGCCAGCTTTTATCCCTGACCCATCCCACTGGCGCTAAGCAAAGAGGGAGAAGCACTAAACAGGAAAGGAGGTGCTAGAAAAACAGGTGAAAACCCCAGAGATAAGCGTGCAGTGGGGTCAGGAAGCATAGATAGGAAAAGATAACTTTGCACTGGAAGCACCTGCACCTCTATGGCCAGATTTGGCCGCCCAGTGCCCCCCCTGCGCCCTCCAATGAGCCTGGACACTTCTGAGGTGGAGGCAGGCTTTGCCCCCCCAGCATCTCTAGACCTTCTCCATGGGCCCAAAGCAGAGCCAGCCCCTGGGAAGGGGAGAGCTGGTGTCCCGCCCCACTGACCTGCTCAGCATGAGAGCCCTCACCCAGGCAGCGAGGCAGCCGAAACATGAGCTCAGAACTGGAGAATGACTGGCATCCAGGGCTGGCATGAGGCACACAGCCCTCCCAGCCACCCGCTGCCCTTGAGGAGGTGGACATGGCCACTGC
Proteins encoded:
- the MCAM gene encoding cell surface glycoprotein MUC18 isoform X2; translated protein: MAGGRRAAGLALRWGCCLLLCCAAASSLEVSMPAVVEAEIGGTARIECNFYTPGNGSYTSISWFYMDRNNRVRLCRIAGSEILEENVDYKGRLSLGEDQALSISKVTVQDARTFVCQVGEGSHIMGENQTRLHVYKVPEAPEIVPSSGGASVQSSEIPEIARCVSRNSFPPPNITWHKNGEQLQPEDNMVKMPFTLTRESSGLYTVSSTLFAHVTREDRNSLFHCSVHYWLRGQRRTADSRRVNITVFYPAEHVKLQVVPSSALVKEGDDVQLVCEADGNPAPVFSFFKRGLDDIWHDLSSLADTNSGVLNLHDVNKSSSGLYRCQTLDLDDMRQLEKDVELVVNYIEGVRVKMEPPSPLQEGDSVRLSCNAHSPLSLDYQWRDEKGRKVAEGNQLFLSNLTFETSSNFSCKVMAPSVPGLEQSKQVAVAVQGKPRIVAISSPLYVRQDEVVNLTCKAIAFPRPSVHWNVNGTAHEYVENQHIASNLTVRVNHDLLRAGAMCRVSNALGVSEKHIQLLDQKIPQSKGVIIVAIIVCILVVAVLGAVIYFLHKKGKIPCGRAGKQDITRPEAHKDKIVVEVKSDKLSEEAGLLQGANGEKRSAADQSEKYIDLRN
- the MCAM gene encoding cell surface glycoprotein MUC18 isoform X1 encodes the protein MAGGRRAAGLALRWGCCLLLCCAAASSLEVSMPAVVEAEIGGTARIECNFYTPGNGSYTSISWFYMDRNNRVRLCRIAGSEILEENVDYKGRLSLGEDQALSISKVTVQDARTFVCQVGEGSHIMGENQTRLHVYKVPEAPEIVPSSGGASVQSSEIPEIARCVSRNSFPPPNITWHKNGEQLQPEDNMVKMPFTLTRESSGLYTVSSTLFAHVTREDRNSLFHCSVHYWLRGQRRTADSRRVNITVFYPAEHVKLQVVPSSALVKEGDDVQLVCEADGNPAPVFSFFKRGLDDIWHDLSSLADTNSGVLNLHDVNKSSSGLYRCQTLDLDDMRQLEKDVELVVNYIEGVRVKMEPPSPLQEGDSVRLSCNAHSPLSLDYQWRDEKGRKVAEGNQLFLSNLTFETSSNFSCKVMAPSVPGLEQSKQVAVAVQGKPRIVAISSPLYVRQDEVVNLTCKAIAFPRPSVHWNVNGTAHEYVENQHIASNLTVRVNHDLLRAGAMCRVSNALGVSEKHIQLLVESIRKDQKIPQSKGVIIVAIIVCILVVAVLGAVIYFLHKKGKIPCGRAGKQDITRPEAHKDKIVVEVKSDKLSEEAGLLQGANGEKRSAADQSEKYIDLRN
- the MCAM gene encoding cell surface glycoprotein MUC18 isoform X4 produces the protein MAGGRRAAGLALRWGCCLLLCCAAASSLEVSMPAVVEAEIGGTARIECNFYTPGNGSYTSISWFYMDRNNRVRLCRIAGSEILEENVDYKGRLSLGEDQALSISKVTVQDARTFVCQVGEGSHIMGENQTRLHVYKVPEAPEIVPSSGGASVQSSEIPEIARCVSRNSFPPPNITWHKNGEQLQPEDNMVKMPFTLTRESSGLYTVSSTLFAHVTREDRNSLFHCSVHYWLRGQRRTADSRRVNITVFYPAEHVKLQVVPSSALVKEGDDVQLVCEADGNPAPVFSFFKRGLDDIWHDLSSLADTNSGVLNLHDVNKSSSGLYRCQTLDLDDMRQLEKDVELVVNYIEGVRVKMEPPSPLQEGDSVRLSCNAHSPLSLDYQWRDEKGRKVAEGNQLFLSNLTFETSSNFSCKVMAPSVPGLEQSKQVAVAVQGKPRIVAISSPLYVRQDEVVNLTCKAIAFPRPSVHWNVNGTAHEYVENQHIASNLTVRVNHDLLRAGAMCRVSNALGVSEKHIQLLDQKIPQSKGVIIVAIIVCILVVAVLGAVIYFLHKKGKIPCGRAGKQDIARNTSI
- the MCAM gene encoding cell surface glycoprotein MUC18 isoform X3; translation: MAGGRRAAGLALRWGCCLLLCCAAASSLEVSMPAVVEAEIGGTARIECNFYTPGNGSYTSISWFYMDRNNRVRLCRIAGSEILEENVDYKGRLSLGEDQALSISKVTVQDARTFVCQVGEGSHIMGENQTRLHVYKVPEAPEIVPSSGGASVQSSEIPEIARCVSRNSFPPPNITWHKNGEQLQPEDNMVKMPFTLTRESSGLYTVSSTLFAHVTREDRNSLFHCSVHYWLRGQRRTADSRRVNITVFYPAEHVKLQVVPSSALVKEGDDVQLVCEADGNPAPVFSFFKRGLDDIWHDLSSLADTNSGVLNLHDVNKSSSGLYRCQTLDLDDMRQLEKDVELVVNYIEGVRVKMEPPSPLQEGDSVRLSCNAHSPLSLDYQWRDEKGRKVAEGNQLFLSNLTFETSSNFSCKVMAPSVPGLEQSKQVAVAVQGKPRIVAISSPLYVRQDEVVNLTCKAIAFPRPSVHWNVNGTAHEYVENQHIASNLTVRVNHDLLRAGAMCRVSNALGVSEKHIQLLVESIRKDQKIPQSKGVIIVAIIVCILVVAVLGAVIYFLHKKGKIPCGRAGKQDIARNTSI